KGCGGCMGSASCCGKCSCMGSYAYSAGSYCGCSRGTGCGAGGCGSKGGTGYCCACRACSCGCYGRYCCGTCGCRYMTCGCCATGACSKGCKSCCSGAGCACCRGCSSAKSTRCCASCTSTGCCRTCGAGGYGMWGKYGGTCSRCCRMGGYSKMGGYSCYGYYGYSGMTGCCGMTCSGKGKSRSYCKGAYYCKCRKCSMCSACSYGGMKSWGGCSGGSMTGKKSGYGATCSASMWSCMAGRRWMCGGWGRSSSMGRYGSYACSSSSRMTGYKMCKCYGMTCSMMMKSGKSCKYAKKSGMCKTSGMAWKCTCTAGCKSCGGYGCSGMCSYSGSMGRRSSYKSRMCTACCAGCGCGAAGATCGTGGTGGCGGGCGGCTTCGGCGTGGGCAAGACCACGTTCGTCGGCGCCGTCTCGGAGATCAACCCGCTGCGTACCGAGGCCGTCATGACGTCCGCGTCCGCGGGCATCGACGACCTCACCCACACCGGCGACAAGACGACGACGACCGTCGCCATGGACTTCGGCCGGATCACCCTGGACCAGGACCTGATCCTCTACCTGTTCGGCACCCCCGGACAGGACCGCTTCTGGTTCATGTGGGACGACCTCGTACGCGGCGCCATCGGAGCCGTCGTACTCGTCGACACCCGACGCCTCGCCGACTGCTTCCCCGCCGTCGACTACTTCGAGAACAGCGGCCTCCCCTTCGTCATCGCCCTCAACGGCTTCGACGGACACCAGCCCTACACCCCCGACGAAGTACGCGAAGCACTCCAGATCGGCCCCGACACCCCCATCATCACCACCGACGCCCGCCACCGCGCGGACGCCAAGAGCGCCCTCATCACCCTCGTCGAACACGCCCTCATGGCACGACTGCGGTAAGTTACGCCGCGCGCTTCGCACTTCGAAGGCCCGTCGAACCGTCACCGGTGCGGCGGGCCTTCGCCGTAGGCACGGCATCGCGCTTCGGGGGTACGGCGAAGGGCCCCGCACTCGGGAGCGAGTGCGGGGCCCTTCGGATGCCCGGCGGCCGGTGCGGCCGGTGCGGTCAGCGCTGCCAGGAGTGGGCGGCGCGGAAACCGGACTGGCGCTCCAGGCGGCGCCAGCCGGCCGTGGAGCGGGTGCGGTGCGCCGGGGCGGCGGCGGGGCGGGCGTTGGCGCGGGCGAGGATGACCGCGGTGAGCGCGGCGAGCTCCTCGGGCGCGGCGTGGCCCTTCTCGACCCGCAGGAGGGAGGCGTCTGCCAGGGGTGTGGTCACGTGTGTGGGCTCCTCTTACTGCGGCGGATTGCCGTGCTTGCGGGACGGCAGGTCGGCGTGCTTGGTGCGGAGCATCGCGAGGGACTTGATGAGGACCTCGCGGGTCTCGGCCGGGTCGATGACGTCGTCCACGAGGCCGCGCTCGGCGGCGTAGTACGGGTGCATCAGCTCGGCCTTGTACTCCTTGACCATGCGGGCGCGCATGGCCTCGGGGTCCTCGGCGTCGGCGATCTGGCGGCGGAAGATGACGTTGGCCGCGCCCTCGGCGCCCATGACGGCGATCTCGTTGGTCGGCCAGGCGTACGTGAGGTCGGCGCCGATGGACTGGGAGTCCATGACGATGTACGCGCCGCCGTACGCCTTGCGCAGGATCAGCGAGATGCGCGGGACGGTGGCGTTGCAGTACGCGTACAGCAGCTTCGCGCCGTGGCGGATGATGCCGCCGTGCTCCTGGTCCACGCCGGGCAGGAAGCCGGGCACGTCGAGGAACGTGAGGATCGGGATGTTGAACGCGTCGCACATCTGGACGAAGCGGGCGGCCTTCTCGGACGCCTCGATGTCCAGGACCCCGGCGAGGGTCTGCGGCTGGTTCGCGACGATGCCGACGACCTGGCCGTCGAGGCGGGCGAGGGCGCAGACGATGTTGCGCGCCCAGCG
This genomic window from Streptomyces thermolilacinus SPC6 contains:
- a CDS encoding acyl-CoA carboxylase subunit epsilon produces the protein MTTPLADASLLRVEKGHAAPEELAALTAVILARANARPAAAPAHRTRSTAGWRRLERQSGFRAAHSWQR
- a CDS encoding GTP-binding protein; translated protein: MVVAGGFGVGKTTFVGAVSEINPLRTEAVMTSASAGIDDLTHTGDKTTTTVAMDFGRITLDQDLILYLFGTPGQDRFWFMWDDLVRGAIGAVVLVDTRRLADCFPAVDYFENSGLPFVIALNGFDGHQPYTPDEVREALQIGPDTPIITTDARHRADAKSALITLVEHALMARLR